Within Actinobaculum sp. 313, the genomic segment GATGCGATTCGGACTGCCCTTGCTAAAGCTGGAGAAGAAGGGCAACTCCTTCTTTACGAAGAAGCGTGGGGTGAGCCGGGTAGTGAACGTGCGCACGTCGCTATCTCTGTAGGCGATGTGGACACTGCCGACCACATTACAACCGTTGTACCGGGCATGACGACGACGGTTGAGAGTATGCCCGATAAAGTTGAAGAGATGCAACGGCTTAAGCAGCATTCGGAGCAGGCTGCTGGTAATGGAGAGACCACTGCGGCGATTATGTGGTTGGGGTACGACGCGCCGCAAAGCCCTCCAGCTGACTGGTCGGTCGCGGGTACCGATAATGCCAAACGAGGCGGCGACTCGCTGGCATCGTTTGAAGAGGGAATCTCTGATTCGCGGCGGTTAGGCGCCGGTGATGCGCATATGTCGGTGCTCGGTCATTCGTATGGTTCGACGACATCGAGTTACGGCGTGGCGCAGGTACGGCCCGGTGTCGTTGACGACTACGCCGTATACGGTTCTCCGGGTACGCTGCCGGGCTATGACATGAATGTTCCGGAAGGACACAAGTATGTGTTGCGAAACTCCAACGATGTGATAGGCATGTTCAGCGGAGCCCTCGGCAACGAGCCACTGGACGACCCCAGTTTTACGGAGCTCGACGCGAATGATAATTTCTCGAAGCGCGAGCACTCTACCTATCTTGATGAGGGCTCTACTGCTCTGAACAGTCTGTCAAAGGTCGTAGCAGGAACGGCGGGTTAGGCATATGAGCATTTTTGATGAGGATGGCGCAAAGCCTCTTAAAGAGCGAGTCGATATTGAGACGTCGCAGAGCCAACTGAACCGGGCGCTGAAGGATGCGCGCCTGCGCATTGATGCGGTTTTCGGCCCGTTCGAGTGGACCTGGTTGGACGAGGAACCTCGCCGTGGTGCCGGGAGCATCGAAAGGAATGCGGGTGTCACCGAAACCGGCACCGCGATCAATAGTCGGCAGGGGATGGTCATTGCGTCCCCGCTTACGGACAACGACTTCTTCGACGCACTGGACATCGTCAAGGAGGAGGTTGCTCCGTACGGCTTCACCTATCTGATTAATCAGTCGGATGCCCAGCTGTTCGATTTCTTCCTGTATAACAGGGAAGATGGCGGCCATATCAGTGTTGTCATGAACCGTGAGAACCGCGGCTTTTCCATCGCGTACAGCACCGGCCACCGGCCGGTGTGATTGCGTGTTCTTTCGGGTCCGAAGTAGTGACACCTGAGAGCTGCGATGGCCTCGCGCCGTCGTGGACCGGCA encodes:
- a CDS encoding LppA family lipoprotein, with the protein product MSIFDEDGAKPLKERVDIETSQSQLNRALKDARLRIDAVFGPFEWTWLDEEPRRGAGSIERNAGVTETGTAINSRQGMVIASPLTDNDFFDALDIVKEEVAPYGFTYLINQSDAQLFDFFLYNREDGGHISVVMNRENRGFSIAYSTGHRPV